In one window of Anaerolineales bacterium DNA:
- a CDS encoding DUF6391 domain-containing protein — MIRTLLLHLLHSLDRVRRNHALEHATLQLLNRSHPQALLIGRSDRKGFLLYGAVPIEAAGLAVFGALQRLRAGEARLAIHPNCGTNLITSATLATLATALALGGARGTRQRLERMPLAILASLAALLIARPAGRLAQRYLTTQADIGGLQVLSIERLARPGPVIHRVRTSG, encoded by the coding sequence ATGATCCGGACGCTGCTGCTGCACCTCCTGCACTCGCTCGACCGTGTCCGGCGCAATCATGCGCTAGAACACGCGACCTTGCAGCTCCTCAATCGTTCTCACCCGCAGGCCCTGCTGATCGGCCGATCCGACCGCAAGGGATTCCTCCTGTACGGCGCAGTGCCGATCGAGGCTGCCGGCCTGGCCGTATTCGGCGCCCTGCAACGTCTGCGCGCCGGGGAGGCGCGCCTAGCCATTCATCCAAACTGCGGCACCAACCTGATCACCAGCGCCACCCTGGCCACGTTGGCGACCGCTCTCGCCCTGGGGGGCGCACGGGGTACCCGTCAGAGGCTGGAACGCATGCCGCTGGCGATCCTGGCCAGCCTGGCCGCCCTGCTCATCGCCCGTCCGGCCGGCCGGCTGGCCCAGCGCTATCTGACCACCCAAGCGGACATCGGCGGGCTGCAAGTGCTCTCCATCGAGCGTCTGGCCAGGCCGGGCCCGGTCATCCATCGCGTTCGCACCTCGGGCTGA
- the holA gene encoding DNA polymerase III subunit delta yields the protein MAKPKPTVYLLYGDDRLAMQETVGRLRAQLGDPVSAELNFQRFNARSLDLPGLEAACLAMPFLASRRIVVLENAEALKNSGDAMKRLILWLPQLPATTALVFLTDVALDKRDADSEFRSASRLHKWIVEHPDSAYAKAFPLPRGDAFERWLGDRARLHGAELSPAGARLLAEFTAGDPLSADLELAKLADYVDRQRPIAPEDIETLSPYQAQTDIFAMVDAMGNRDSPAALRHLDRILAKEDARYVFPMVVRQFRLILLAHDANVVGVPPHEALRTHPFVARKASAQARNFSRPDLVRIYHHLVEIDLNSKSGREDLAPALHGLVAGLAG from the coding sequence ATGGCCAAACCGAAGCCGACCGTCTACCTGCTCTACGGCGACGACCGCCTCGCCATGCAGGAGACCGTCGGCCGCCTGCGGGCCCAACTGGGGGACCCCGTCTCGGCGGAACTGAACTTCCAGCGCTTCAACGCCCGCAGCCTCGACCTCCCCGGATTGGAAGCAGCCTGCCTGGCCATGCCATTTCTGGCCTCCCGCCGGATTGTCGTGCTTGAGAACGCCGAGGCGCTGAAGAACTCCGGCGACGCCATGAAGCGGCTGATCCTCTGGCTCCCCCAGCTGCCAGCGACCACCGCCCTGGTGTTCCTGACGGACGTGGCCCTGGACAAGCGAGACGCCGACTCGGAGTTTCGCTCCGCCTCCCGCCTGCACAAATGGATCGTGGAGCACCCCGACTCTGCCTACGCCAAGGCGTTTCCTCTCCCGCGAGGGGATGCCTTCGAGCGCTGGCTGGGCGACCGGGCACGCCTGCATGGCGCCGAGCTGTCGCCGGCAGGCGCCCGACTCCTGGCAGAGTTCACCGCCGGCGATCCCCTGTCCGCCGACCTGGAGCTGGCCAAACTCGCTGACTATGTGGACCGACAGCGACCCATCGCACCGGAGGACATCGAAACCTTGAGCCCGTACCAGGCACAGACCGACATCTTCGCCATGGTCGATGCGATGGGCAACCGAGATTCCCCCGCCGCCTTAAGGCATCTCGACCGGATCCTCGCCAAGGAAGATGCCCGCTACGTGTTCCCCATGGTGGTCCGCCAGTTCCGGTTGATCTTGCTCGCTCACGACGCCAACGTTGTCGGAGTGCCCCCTCACGAGGCGCTGCGCACGCACCCCTTCGTCGCCCGCAAAGCCTCGGCCCAAGCCCGCAACTTCTCACGGCCCGACCTGGTGCGCATCTACCACCACTTGGTGGAGATCGATCTGAACTCCAAGAGCGGGCGCGAGGACCTCGCTCCCGCTCTCCACGGTCTCGTGGCTGGTCTTGCCGGCTGA
- the priA gene encoding primosomal protein N': MYAEVAVNLPPVRGTFHYHLPPDLEARLQPGHLVIVSFGQQRVQGVVLRLLEQAEVPETKPVLELVEDAPVLTATQLALARWISQTSLTPLIECLTLMVPPGLAQRADTEYRLTAAETPAKTEAEARLVGLLARRGPLRGRQIDRLLPRQEWRRSAEHLVRRGGLQRTPVLDPPKVRPKRVRNARLAQPPHETLPPELALGRPGSAAEARRRRMLEVLVREREPVETFWLYAESGGTLADLHALEERGLVVLSEAEVWRDPLAGISFVAAQAPQLTSDQTAAWERILPHLDRVPGSAPLPVLLHGVTGSGKTEIYLRAVEATLAAGRQAIVLVPEIALTPQTVRRFLARFPGQVGLIHSQLSSGERYDTWRRCRQGALPVVVGPRSALFVPLPSIGLIVVDECHDESYKEQATAPRYHGRETAMAYARLLGAACILGSATPDLDTYFKAAAQQLELVTLPQRILGHRRVLDAQRRRLGAGGRYKPAEADAEYADLPPVTLVDMRKELREGNTSLFSRDLIRALHATLDAQQQAILFLNRRGTATHMFCRDCGWVLRCPRCDVPMAYHSQPGEARCHRCGYRRSTAKVCPNCGGDRVRHFGAGTQQVQAEVERLFPRAQTLRWDRDTAHAPEQHLVILDHFIDHRADVLVGTQMIAKGLDLPLVTLVGVVLADTGLNLPDFRAAERTFQVLSQVAGRAGRSPLGGRVILQTYQPEHYALQAAARHDYAGFYRQELEKRRDLGYPPYRRLVRLVYAHTSSQAAERAAIEMGRRLQARLQAAGGSTELIGPAPCFFERVGGRYRWQVILRGQRPLDALQGPLPEGWQIDVDPVSLL, from the coding sequence ATGTACGCCGAGGTCGCCGTCAACCTGCCGCCGGTCCGGGGCACCTTCCACTACCACCTGCCTCCAGACTTGGAGGCCCGCCTGCAGCCTGGACACCTGGTGATTGTCTCGTTCGGCCAGCAGCGAGTCCAGGGAGTTGTGCTGCGCCTTCTAGAGCAGGCAGAAGTACCGGAAACCAAGCCGGTGCTCGAGCTTGTTGAAGATGCCCCGGTGCTGACCGCCACCCAGCTGGCTCTCGCCCGCTGGATCAGCCAGACCAGCCTCACCCCGTTGATCGAGTGCCTGACACTGATGGTCCCCCCCGGGCTGGCACAGCGCGCCGACACCGAGTATCGCCTGACCGCTGCCGAGACGCCGGCCAAGACCGAGGCGGAAGCCCGCCTGGTGGGGCTGCTGGCGCGGCGCGGCCCGCTGCGTGGGCGCCAGATCGACCGTCTGCTCCCGCGGCAGGAATGGCGCAGGTCGGCCGAGCACCTCGTGCGCCGCGGGGGCCTGCAGCGAACGCCGGTACTGGATCCGCCGAAGGTTCGCCCCAAGCGGGTCCGCAACGCCCGCCTGGCGCAACCGCCCCACGAAACGCTGCCGCCGGAGCTTGCACTCGGCCGGCCCGGCTCGGCGGCGGAAGCACGCCGCCGCCGGATGCTGGAGGTCCTGGTCCGCGAACGCGAGCCCGTCGAGACGTTCTGGTTGTACGCCGAGAGCGGCGGCACGCTCGCAGACCTGCATGCCCTGGAGGAACGCGGCCTGGTGGTGCTGAGCGAGGCCGAAGTCTGGCGTGATCCACTGGCAGGCATATCCTTCGTCGCCGCCCAGGCGCCGCAGCTCACCTCCGATCAAACCGCCGCCTGGGAGAGGATCCTTCCCCATCTCGACCGCGTGCCTGGTTCGGCCCCGCTTCCCGTGCTACTCCACGGCGTCACCGGCTCCGGCAAGACGGAGATCTACCTGCGCGCCGTCGAAGCCACGCTGGCTGCCGGTCGGCAGGCGATTGTCCTGGTGCCCGAGATCGCCCTCACGCCGCAAACCGTTCGGCGATTTCTGGCGCGCTTTCCAGGCCAGGTCGGACTCATCCACTCCCAGCTTAGCAGCGGAGAGCGGTATGACACGTGGCGGCGCTGCCGGCAGGGGGCACTCCCGGTGGTCGTCGGTCCCCGCAGCGCCCTGTTCGTCCCGCTGCCCTCCATCGGCTTGATCGTCGTCGATGAGTGTCACGACGAGTCCTACAAGGAACAGGCAACCGCCCCGCGCTACCACGGGCGAGAGACGGCTATGGCCTACGCCCGGCTGCTCGGGGCGGCCTGCATTTTGGGCAGTGCCACTCCGGACCTCGACACCTACTTCAAGGCCGCGGCCCAACAGCTCGAGTTGGTGACCCTGCCGCAGCGGATCCTCGGACATCGCCGGGTTCTCGACGCACAGCGCCGGCGCTTGGGAGCGGGCGGGCGCTACAAGCCCGCCGAAGCCGACGCCGAGTACGCCGATCTCCCGCCGGTGACCCTGGTCGATATGCGCAAGGAACTGCGAGAAGGCAACACGTCTTTGTTCAGCCGGGATCTCATTCGGGCCTTGCACGCGACCCTCGACGCTCAGCAGCAGGCTATCCTCTTCCTCAATCGCAGAGGCACGGCGACCCACATGTTCTGCCGGGATTGCGGTTGGGTCCTGCGCTGCCCTCGCTGCGATGTCCCTATGGCCTACCACAGCCAACCGGGAGAGGCCCGCTGCCACCGCTGCGGCTATCGACGCTCGACCGCGAAGGTGTGCCCGAACTGCGGCGGAGATCGGGTGCGCCACTTCGGGGCGGGAACTCAGCAGGTGCAGGCCGAGGTCGAGCGGCTGTTCCCTCGGGCACAAACCCTGCGCTGGGACCGGGATACCGCCCACGCTCCCGAACAGCACCTGGTGATCTTGGATCATTTCATCGACCACCGGGCCGATGTGCTGGTTGGAACGCAAATGATCGCCAAGGGCCTCGATCTGCCCCTGGTCACGCTTGTTGGCGTTGTCTTGGCCGACACGGGTTTGAACCTGCCGGACTTCCGTGCGGCTGAGCGCACCTTCCAGGTCCTCAGCCAGGTCGCCGGTCGGGCAGGCCGCAGCCCGCTGGGCGGTCGCGTGATCCTTCAAACCTATCAGCCTGAGCACTACGCCTTGCAGGCCGCTGCCCGCCACGACTACGCCGGCTTCTACCGGCAGGAACTGGAGAAGCGCCGCGATCTAGGGTATCCCCCTTACCGACGCCTCGTCCGCCTGGTCTACGCCCACACCTCGTCGCAGGCGGCTGAGCGGGCAGCCATCGAGATGGGGCGGCGTTTGCAGGCCAGGCTGCAGGCGGCCGGGGGATCAACCGAATTGATCGGGCCCGCTCCATGCTTCTTCGAGCGTGTCGGGGGAAGGTACCGCTGGCAGGTGATCCTGCGGGGGCAGCGACCGCTTGACGCCCTGCAGGGACCCTTGCCCGAGGGCTGGCAGATCGACGTCGATCCGGTGTCGCTTCTGTGA
- a CDS encoding hemolysin family protein, producing the protein MPTQLTQDILQLALVALLLIVNGFFVAAEIAFVSIRRTRVAELADQGEKRAHWLQKAAQHPERFLAAVQLGVTMASLALGWVAQPALAGLLSPLRALLPDSVDDALAHSLSAAAAFALVTFLTIVVGELTPKAIALTKPEPTALRVAQPMLGAMWLFRPLIWLLNSAAGVLVRALGVRPAPEAEGAHSVQELKMLVTASAESGVVEDEEEVMLHAVFDFGDTLVRQVMVPRTEVVAVPALANTQELLGVALEHPFSKFPVFEGDLDHVVGVLHIRDLLRSQLSEDVSAQSAQSLMREAIFIPETARVSQLLRRFRARRQHLAIVLDEYGGTAGVVALEDLLEEIVGDVQGPFDKELEILLQADGSAWIDGLTLTEEVNERFDLQLEDPHYDTIAGYMLGRLGRMAKLGDAIQVGGAKLEVRQMDGLRIAQVRLSGSGSPSPEPSPGS; encoded by the coding sequence ATGCCAACGCAGCTCACTCAGGATATCCTTCAGCTTGCGCTCGTCGCTCTGCTCCTGATTGTCAACGGCTTCTTCGTGGCCGCTGAGATCGCCTTCGTCAGCATCCGCCGCACCCGGGTTGCCGAGCTGGCCGATCAAGGGGAGAAGCGCGCCCACTGGCTGCAGAAGGCGGCTCAGCATCCCGAGCGGTTTCTGGCGGCGGTGCAGCTTGGCGTGACGATGGCCAGCCTGGCCCTGGGCTGGGTCGCCCAGCCGGCGTTGGCCGGCCTGCTCAGTCCTCTGCGGGCGCTGCTGCCCGACAGCGTCGACGACGCCCTGGCCCACAGCCTTTCCGCCGCGGCCGCATTCGCCCTGGTCACCTTCCTGACCATCGTCGTTGGCGAGCTCACACCCAAGGCCATCGCCCTCACCAAGCCCGAGCCGACCGCCCTGCGCGTTGCCCAGCCGATGCTGGGCGCGATGTGGCTCTTCCGCCCGCTGATCTGGCTGCTGAACAGCGCCGCTGGCGTCCTGGTTCGGGCCCTCGGAGTCCGTCCGGCCCCCGAGGCCGAGGGCGCCCACTCCGTCCAGGAACTCAAGATGCTGGTGACCGCTAGCGCGGAAAGCGGGGTCGTCGAGGACGAAGAGGAGGTGATGCTGCACGCCGTCTTCGACTTTGGAGACACTCTGGTCCGGCAGGTGATGGTGCCGCGTACCGAGGTCGTGGCAGTCCCAGCGCTTGCCAACACTCAGGAGCTCCTGGGCGTGGCGCTCGAGCATCCATTCTCCAAGTTCCCCGTTTTCGAGGGAGACCTCGACCACGTCGTGGGCGTGCTCCACATCCGGGACCTGCTGCGCAGCCAGCTATCCGAGGACGTCTCGGCTCAATCGGCGCAATCGCTGATGCGCGAGGCGATCTTCATCCCCGAAACGGCCCGGGTCAGTCAGCTGCTGAGGCGATTCCGCGCCCGCCGCCAGCATCTGGCCATCGTGCTGGATGAGTACGGCGGAACTGCCGGGGTGGTTGCCCTGGAGGACCTGCTCGAGGAGATCGTGGGCGATGTCCAGGGGCCGTTTGACAAGGAGCTAGAGATCCTACTCCAGGCCGATGGCTCAGCCTGGATTGATGGCCTGACTCTGACGGAGGAGGTCAACGAACGCTTTGACCTGCAGCTCGAAGATCCTCACTACGATACGATCGCCGGCTACATGCTCGGGCGTCTCGGCCGAATGGCCAAACTCGGAGACGCCATTCAAGTCGGAGGCGCCAAGCTCGAGGTCCGTCAAATGGACGGCCTGCGCATCGCCCAGGTGCGCCTGAGCGGCAGCGGAAGCCCTTCCCCCGAACCTAGCCCCGGATCCTGA
- the amrB gene encoding AmmeMemoRadiSam system protein B, with protein sequence MSSQAETDVRPSPIAGTWYPDDPTILARTIDSLLAAATNPPLPGTVVGVIAPHAGHRYSGAVAAHAFRCLEAERPEVVAVVSPLHTPHPARLLTTTHQSFWTPLGTIPVAQDLLGRLAELLLADSAIRLETVAHDSEHSLEIELPFLQRALRQPFRLLPLMVREQSPRVAEAVGRALATVLSGTPAVLVGSTDLSHFFPADVARRLDAEMLTRIAAFDPVAVMAAEDEGVGFACGRASAAAVLWAARQMGADCARILRYGTSGDVTRDQSSVVGYAAAAIYRSTG encoded by the coding sequence ATGTCCAGCCAAGCCGAGACCGACGTCCGTCCCTCCCCGATTGCCGGGACCTGGTACCCGGACGATCCCACGATCCTTGCCCGCACCATTGACAGCCTGCTAGCGGCAGCCACCAATCCCCCCCTGCCGGGGACCGTGGTCGGCGTGATCGCGCCCCACGCAGGACACCGCTACAGCGGCGCCGTGGCGGCGCATGCCTTCCGCTGCCTCGAGGCCGAACGGCCCGAGGTCGTGGCGGTCGTCTCGCCGTTACACACCCCCCACCCCGCCCGCTTGCTGACAACTACCCACCAATCTTTTTGGACGCCTCTGGGGACGATCCCGGTGGCGCAGGATTTGCTCGGCCGGCTGGCCGAGCTCTTGCTGGCTGACTCGGCGATCCGCTTGGAGACCGTGGCCCACGACAGCGAGCATTCCCTGGAGATCGAGCTGCCCTTCTTGCAGCGCGCCCTCCGCCAGCCCTTCCGCCTGCTGCCTTTGATGGTGCGCGAACAAAGCCCTCGGGTTGCCGAAGCCGTGGGACGGGCCCTGGCAACCGTACTGTCTGGGACCCCGGCAGTCCTGGTTGGCAGCACAGATCTCTCACATTTCTTCCCTGCCGACGTGGCCCGCCGTCTCGACGCGGAGATGCTGACCCGCATCGCGGCCTTCGACCCTGTGGCCGTAATGGCGGCGGAAGACGAAGGCGTGGGATTTGCCTGCGGCCGGGCTTCGGCGGCCGCCGTCCTGTGGGCGGCCCGTCAGATGGGCGCCGACTGCGCCCGGATTCTGCGCTACGGCACTTCCGGCGATGTCACCCGCGACCAATCATCGGTAGTCGGATACGCGGCTGCCGCCATTTACCGCAGCACGGGCTAA